A part of Aegilops tauschii subsp. strangulata cultivar AL8/78 chromosome 2, Aet v6.0, whole genome shotgun sequence genomic DNA contains:
- the LOC109768416 gene encoding (+)-neomenthol dehydrogenase — MEGATPTSAPSSTRIAVVTGGSKGIGLEACKQLAGGGAITVVLTARNETRGTAAVEQIKRLGHADVIFHQLDITDASSIARLADFLKTRFGKLDILVNNAATDGIEHVIDPVYGLTPGDETFNGMDAGQRINWMWTSCRQTYETAKQGLQTNYYGTKRVTEALLPLLRSSSDGRIVNVSSNFGLLSFFRNEELKQELNDVDSLTGERLDELLAMFLKDFEAGGAEARGWPAEFSAYKVAKAAMNAYSRILAKRHPELRVNCAHPGYVKTDITRNSGILTPEEGARNITSVALLPEGGPTGKYFSEGEEASFV; from the exons ATGGAAGGAGCCACTCCCACTTCCGCTCCCTCGAGCACAAG GATTGCTGTGGTCACCGGCGGGAGCAAAGGGATCGGGCTGGAGGCGTGCAAGCAGCTGGCAGGCGGCGGCGCCATCACCGTTGTTCTGACGGCCAGGAACGAGACGAGGGGAACAGCGGCGGTCGAGCAGATCAAGCGGCTGGGGCACGCAGATGTCATCTTTCATCAGCTGGACATCACGGATGCTTCCAGCATCGCTCGACTCGCAGATTTCCTCAAGACCCGTTTCGGGAAGCTTGACATCCTG GTGAATAACGCCGCGACGGATGGGATTGAGCATGTCATTGATCCAGTTTATGGCTTAACGCCCGGCGATGAAACG TTCAATGGCATGGACGCGGGCCAGAGGATCAATTGGATGTGGACCAGCTGCCGCCAGACGTACGAGACCGCGAAACAGGGCCTGCAGACAAACTACTACGGCACGAAGCGGGTGACGGAGGCTCTCCTGCCCCTGCTCCGATCCTCGTCCGACGGAAGGATCGTCAACGTCTCCTCCAACTTCGGATTGCTCAGC TTTTTCAGGAACGAGGAGCTGAAGCAGGAGCTGAACGACGTCGACAGCCTGACCGGGGAGAGGCTGGACGAGCTGCTGGCCATGTTCCTCAAGGACTTCGAGGCCGGCGGCGCGGAGGCGCGCGGGTGGCCGGCCGAGTTCTCGGCGTACAAGGTGGCCAAGGCCGCCATGAACGCCTACTCGAGAATCCTGGCCAAGAGGCACCCGGAGCTGCGCGTCAACTGCGCGCACCCCGGCTACGTGAAGACGGATATCACCAGGAACTCCGGGATCCTGACGCCGGAGGAGGGCGCGCGCAACATCACCAGCGTTGCGCTGCTGCCGGAAGGCGGGCCCACCGGCAAGTACTTCTCCGAAGGCGAGGAGGCATCCTTCGTGTGA
- the LOC109768421 gene encoding putative protein FAR1-RELATED SEQUENCE 10, whose amino-acid sequence MADEEITDIMVDMEFGELMKNWIEDWSDDENSDREDRSENGNEWDDLNIDELDDDQENTSELSNEDYISQFIFECHDAYDYYGESDAETGLNDESLDAPDSGESQSSVIMCEVTQDDGAKNVQDTASADDKRDMFMQIMEMTFTSHDAAYDFYNSYARDNGFSIRKNKVRQGKRDSKLLTEEGHNRRLRAETHCFCEAHLTVKLDQKRGVWYVKSFEDKHSHMLAGPDEVPFLWSHRKIKEYQKHEIMSMGAAGIRIHDMMDCFISKHVWYGGVGFTRREIYNLCAKEKRKLLSKGDTATTIGIMASRK is encoded by the exons ATGGCGGACGAGGAGATAACTGATATCATGGTAGACATGGAGTTTGGAGAACTGATGAAAAACTGGATAGAAGATTGGTCAGATGATGAAAATTCAGATCGTGAAGATCGGTCAGAGAATGGGAACGAATGGGACGATCTTAAT ATCGATGAGCTTGATGATGATCAGGAAAACACCTCGGAGCTCTCGAATGAAGATTACATTAGTCAG TTCATTTTCGAATGTCATGATGCGTACGACTATTATGGTGAATCCGACGCGGAGACAGGCCTTAACGACGAATCATTAGATGCACCTGATTCTGGGGAGTCCCAGTCGTCGGTCATCATGTGTGAG GTGACACAAGATGATGGGGCAAAGAATGTCCAAGATACTGCCAGTGCAGATGATAAGAGGGATATGTTCATGCAGATAATGGAAATGACCTTTACGTCTCACGATGCTGCGTATGATTTCTACAACAGCTATGCTAGAGATAATGGTTTCAGCATTAGAAAGAATAAGGTCAG ACAAGGGAAACGTGACAGCAAGTTGCTAACCGAGGAAGGACACAACCGTAGGCTCAGAGCCGAGACACACTGCTTTTGTGAAGCGCACCTCACTGTCAAGCTTGACCAAAAGCGTGGGGTTTGGTATGTTAAAAGTTTTGAGGACAAGCATAGCCATATGTTGGCAGGACCGGACGAGGTACCTTTTCTTTGGTCCCACAGAAAAATCAAAGAGTACCAGAAGCATGAGATAATGTCCATGGGAGCTGCAGGGATTAGAATTCACGACATGATGGATTGCTTCATCAGCAAACATGTATGGTACGGCGGTGTTGGCTTTACCAGGCGTGAAATATACAACCTTTGCGCCAAGGAGAAGAGGAAGCTGCTTTCAAAAGGTGATACTGCCACAACCATAGGCATCATGGCCAGTAGGAAATAG